From Synechococcus sp. A10-1-5-1, a single genomic window includes:
- a CDS encoding 7-carboxy-7-deazaguanine synthase QueE encodes MSEQEPVGSSDLPVVETFHSLQGEGIHAGRSAFFIRLGGCTVGCSWCDTKHSWPAQVHPQQSPEALAEATAQAANAGASFVVITGGEPLHHNLDALCAAIRQRCSLPIHLETSGVDPLSGAPDWISLSPKRHQPPRAELLQSCHELKVVVHEPADLLFAEVSASQAPQATWLLQPGWDCREGQALALEFVQAQPRWRLSLQSHKWLGVR; translated from the coding sequence ATGAGTGAACAGGAGCCAGTGGGCTCCAGCGACCTACCCGTCGTGGAGACCTTTCACTCCCTGCAGGGGGAGGGGATCCATGCTGGACGGAGCGCGTTTTTTATCCGCCTGGGGGGCTGCACGGTGGGGTGCAGCTGGTGCGATACCAAGCACTCCTGGCCCGCCCAGGTGCACCCGCAGCAGAGTCCCGAAGCCCTCGCTGAGGCGACGGCTCAGGCAGCCAACGCTGGGGCCTCCTTCGTCGTGATCACCGGCGGAGAACCGCTGCACCACAACCTGGATGCCCTCTGCGCTGCCATCCGCCAACGGTGCTCGCTCCCCATTCACCTGGAAACCAGCGGAGTGGATCCCCTCAGCGGAGCACCCGATTGGATCAGCCTCTCGCCCAAGCGCCACCAACCACCCCGGGCCGAGCTGTTGCAGAGCTGCCATGAACTCAAGGTGGTCGTGCACGAACCCGCCGACCTGCTGTTTGCGGAGGTGAGTGCCAGCCAGGCCCCCCAGGCGACTTGGCTGCTGCAACCGGGCTGGGACTGCCGCGAAGGTCAGGCCCTGGCGCTGGAGTTTGTGCAAGCCCAGCCCCGCTGGCGCCTGAGCCTGCAATCCCACAAGTGGCTCGGGGTGCGCTGA
- a CDS encoding RNA polymerase sigma factor, RpoD/SigA family gives MAKGPPRPPSRSSGKRSSTDLVRLYLQDIGRVDLLSHEEELTLARLVQRRERLLRERRTLAKQSKELQALVDLEDNRQQLASHLGHAPSFHLWADHLQRDCSELREALRVGQQAWASLSGLNITDLKQALHQGRRARDRMIQANLRLVVAVAKKYQQRGMELLDLVQEGTLGLERAVEKYDPTRGFRFSTYSYWWIRQGITRAIATQSRTIRLPVHVTEKLNRIKKAQRKIASEHGRIASISDLAKELGLSEEVIRLTLMRVPRSVSLDTRVGRDQDTELGELLEDGHATPEQALTKTQLHDDLEALLDELSGREAEVIRLRFGLENDTPQTLSQIGEDLHLSRERVRQIETRALLKLRQPQRRCRVHDYLLNIDGDTAPSS, from the coding sequence GTGGCCAAAGGTCCTCCCCGTCCACCTTCACGCTCCAGCGGTAAACGCTCCAGTACCGACCTGGTGCGCCTGTACTTACAGGACATCGGTCGCGTTGACCTGCTCAGCCATGAGGAGGAACTCACCCTTGCCCGCCTCGTCCAGCGCCGAGAACGGCTGCTGCGGGAACGCCGAACCCTCGCCAAGCAATCGAAGGAACTCCAGGCCCTAGTGGACCTGGAGGACAACCGTCAGCAACTGGCCTCGCACCTCGGACACGCGCCAAGCTTCCACCTCTGGGCCGACCACCTTCAACGCGACTGCAGCGAATTGCGCGAGGCGCTTCGCGTCGGTCAGCAGGCGTGGGCGAGCTTGTCAGGTCTCAACATCACCGACCTCAAGCAGGCCCTCCACCAAGGTCGCCGCGCCCGTGATCGCATGATCCAGGCGAACCTGCGGCTCGTGGTCGCCGTGGCCAAGAAGTACCAGCAACGGGGCATGGAGCTGCTGGATCTGGTCCAAGAGGGCACCCTCGGTCTCGAGCGGGCAGTGGAGAAATACGACCCCACCCGTGGCTTCCGCTTCAGCACCTACTCCTACTGGTGGATCCGCCAGGGCATCACCCGTGCGATCGCCACCCAAAGCCGAACAATCCGACTGCCGGTTCACGTCACCGAAAAGCTCAATAGAATCAAGAAAGCCCAGCGGAAGATCGCCAGCGAGCACGGACGGATCGCCTCCATCAGTGATCTCGCCAAGGAGTTGGGGTTAAGCGAGGAGGTGATTCGCCTCACCCTGATGCGGGTACCGCGCTCCGTCTCCCTCGACACCCGGGTGGGCCGCGATCAGGACACCGAATTGGGGGAACTGCTTGAGGACGGCCATGCCACGCCGGAACAAGCCCTGACCAAGACCCAACTCCACGACGACCTTGAGGCACTTCTCGATGAACTCAGCGGCCGCGAAGCCGAGGTGATTCGCCTGCGCTTCGGCCTGGAGAACGACACCCCTCAAACCCTCTCCCAGATCGGCGAAGACCTGCATCTCTCCCGCGAGCGGGTCCGGCAGATCGAAACCCGCGCCCTGCTCAAGCTGCGGCAACCGCAACGCCGCTGCCGCGTTCACGACTACTTGCTGAACATCGACGGAGACACCGCTCCCAGCAGCTAA
- a CDS encoding CTP synthase, producing MAKFVFVTGGVVSSIGKGIVAASLGRLLKSRGYSVSILKLDPYLNVDPGTMSPFQHGEVFVTEDGAETDLDLGHYERFTDTAMSRLNSVTTGSIYQSVINKERRGDYNGGTVQVIPHITGEIRERIHRVAANSGADVVITEIGGTVGDIESLPFLEAIREFRGDVGRNDTAYVHVTLLPYIGTSGELKTKPTQHSVKELRSIGIQPDVLVCRSDREINEDLKGKIGGFCGVPTRAVIPALDADSIYAVPITLEQEGLCREVLDLLGLTDHESDMQRWEQMVTKLRNPGRAVKVALVGKYVQLNDAYLSVVEALRHACIDRDAALDLHWICAEQIEEQGPDVLLRGMDAVVVPGGFGNRGVDGKVAAIRWAREQRVPFLGLCLGMQCAVIEWARNQAGLTGATSAELKADTPHPVIHLLPEQQDVVDLGGTMRLGVYPCRVAPGTLAHRLYGDEVVYERHRHRYEFNNAYRNLFLESGYEISGTSPDGRLVELIELKNHPFFTACQYHPEFLSRPGQPHPLFRGLIEAAQQRLPSSPSEAIAQGANIPGA from the coding sequence ATGGCCAAATTCGTCTTCGTGACCGGTGGCGTGGTGTCCAGCATCGGCAAAGGGATCGTGGCCGCCAGCTTGGGGCGCCTGCTCAAGAGCCGCGGCTACAGCGTGTCGATCCTGAAGCTCGACCCGTACTTAAACGTGGACCCGGGCACGATGAGCCCGTTCCAGCACGGTGAGGTCTTCGTCACTGAAGACGGCGCCGAGACCGACCTCGACCTGGGGCACTACGAGCGCTTCACCGACACCGCCATGTCGCGCCTGAACAGCGTGACCACCGGATCGATCTATCAATCGGTGATCAACAAGGAGCGCCGCGGCGACTACAACGGCGGCACCGTGCAGGTGATTCCCCACATCACCGGTGAAATTCGCGAGCGCATTCACCGCGTCGCCGCCAACAGCGGCGCCGATGTCGTGATCACCGAGATCGGGGGCACCGTTGGCGACATCGAATCGCTGCCCTTCCTGGAAGCCATCCGCGAATTCCGCGGCGATGTGGGCCGCAACGACACGGCCTATGTCCACGTCACCCTGCTGCCCTACATCGGCACCTCCGGTGAACTCAAGACCAAGCCCACCCAGCACTCGGTGAAGGAGCTGCGCTCCATCGGCATCCAGCCCGACGTGCTGGTCTGCCGCAGCGACCGCGAGATCAACGAGGACCTCAAGGGCAAGATCGGCGGCTTCTGCGGGGTCCCCACCCGAGCCGTCATCCCCGCCCTCGATGCCGACAGCATCTACGCCGTTCCCATCACCCTCGAGCAGGAGGGGCTCTGCCGCGAGGTCCTCGATCTCCTCGGGCTGACGGACCACGAGTCCGACATGCAGCGTTGGGAGCAGATGGTCACCAAGCTGCGCAACCCCGGCCGTGCCGTGAAGGTGGCCCTGGTGGGCAAGTACGTGCAGCTCAACGACGCCTACCTCTCGGTGGTGGAGGCCCTCCGCCATGCCTGCATCGACCGCGATGCGGCCCTGGACCTGCATTGGATCTGCGCCGAACAAATCGAAGAGCAAGGACCGGATGTGCTGCTGCGCGGCATGGATGCCGTGGTCGTCCCCGGGGGCTTTGGCAACCGCGGCGTTGATGGCAAGGTGGCGGCCATCCGCTGGGCCCGGGAGCAACGGGTCCCCTTCCTGGGCCTCTGCCTGGGCATGCAGTGCGCCGTGATCGAGTGGGCGCGCAACCAGGCCGGCCTGACCGGTGCCACCAGCGCTGAACTGAAGGCGGACACTCCCCACCCGGTCATTCACCTGCTGCCCGAACAACAGGATGTGGTGGACCTCGGCGGGACAATGCGCCTGGGCGTCTACCCCTGCCGGGTTGCCCCCGGCACCCTGGCCCACCGCCTCTACGGCGATGAGGTGGTCTACGAGCGCCACCGCCACCGCTACGAGTTCAACAACGCCTACCGGAACCTCTTCCTGGAGTCGGGCTACGAGATCAGCGGCACCTCCCCCGATGGGCGCCTGGTGGAACTGATTGAGCTGAAGAACCACCCCTTCTTCACCGCCTGCCAGTACCACCCGGAATTCCTCTCCCGTCCCGGCCAGCCACACCCGCTCTTCCGCGGCCTGATCGAGGCAGCCCAACAGCGCCTTCCCTCCAGCCCCAGTGAAGCGATTGCCCAAGGGGCGAACATCCCCGGCGCATGA
- a CDS encoding Dps family protein → MASSMPRIDIGIPEAQRQEIAQGLSRLLADTYVLYGNTHGFHWNVTGPMFNTLHLMFMDQYTELWTALDVIAERIRALGVVAPHGGTALGQLASVAEAPQQPPALEMIQLLVSGHESVARTARSIFPLADAASDEPTADLLTQRLQIHEKTAWMLRSLLDQ, encoded by the coding sequence ATGGCCAGCTCCATGCCCAGGATTGACATCGGCATCCCCGAAGCCCAGCGTCAGGAGATCGCCCAAGGCCTCAGCCGCCTACTGGCAGACACCTACGTCCTCTACGGCAATACCCACGGCTTCCACTGGAACGTCACCGGGCCGATGTTCAACACGCTCCACCTGATGTTCATGGACCAGTACACGGAGCTCTGGACCGCCCTGGACGTCATCGCTGAACGCATCCGTGCCCTGGGGGTCGTCGCTCCCCATGGCGGCACGGCCCTCGGCCAACTGGCCTCCGTTGCCGAAGCGCCGCAACAGCCCCCCGCCCTGGAGATGATCCAGCTGCTGGTCAGTGGCCATGAGTCCGTGGCCAGGACTGCCCGCAGCATCTTCCCGCTGGCCGATGCCGCCAGCGATGAACCCACCGCCGATCTGCTCACCCAACGGCTTCAGATTCACGAAAAAACCGCCTGGATGCTGCGCAGCCTTCTGGATCAATAG
- the queC gene encoding 7-cyano-7-deazaguanine synthase QueC — METVPSTEALPTAIALLSGGLDSATAAALAQAEGYRVIGLSFDYGQRHRRELQAAAAVAEAIGLAEHHSISVNLAAWGGSALTDTAMEVPNEGVQEGVIPSTYVPGRNTVFIAIGLSLAEARGAERLVLGVNAVDYSGYPDCRPDYLGAFQTLADLASKAGREGHGTQLWAPLVEWSKTKIVEEALRLGVPIEQTWSCYSGGEQPCGVCDSCRIRDAALVEAGRPDLTSP; from the coding sequence ATGGAGACGGTGCCCTCCACCGAAGCCTTGCCCACCGCCATCGCCCTGCTCTCCGGCGGGCTGGATTCCGCCACCGCCGCCGCCCTCGCCCAAGCGGAGGGCTACCGCGTCATCGGTCTCTCCTTCGACTACGGCCAGCGCCACCGGCGCGAACTCCAAGCCGCCGCTGCTGTGGCCGAAGCCATCGGCCTGGCCGAGCACCACAGCATCAGCGTCAACCTGGCCGCCTGGGGTGGATCAGCCCTGACGGACACCGCCATGGAGGTTCCCAACGAGGGGGTGCAGGAAGGGGTGATCCCCAGCACCTATGTGCCTGGGCGGAACACAGTGTTCATCGCCATCGGCCTCAGCCTGGCGGAAGCCCGTGGGGCTGAACGGCTCGTGCTGGGGGTCAATGCCGTCGACTACTCCGGCTACCCCGACTGCCGGCCGGATTACCTCGGCGCCTTTCAAACCCTGGCGGACCTGGCCAGCAAGGCGGGGCGAGAGGGCCATGGCACCCAGCTCTGGGCGCCCCTGGTGGAGTGGAGCAAAACCAAGATCGTCGAGGAGGCCCTGCGCTTAGGGGTCCCGATTGAGCAGACCTGGAGTTGCTACAGCGGCGGCGAGCAGCCCTGCGGCGTCTGCGACAGCTGCCGCATTCGCGATGCGGCCCTGGTCGAGGCCGGGCGCCCCGATCTCACGAGCCCCTGA
- a CDS encoding anthranilate synthase component I family protein has product MGTAPLPSQHPLPWIEPGDLARHLAARFGPEGLIWLDGDGSNLGRWASLAADPLEQIVCRGLPEEAGSSNPFAALRQLAEGHWCGWLSYEAAAWVEPAAHWKADAMATLWIARHDPIFRFDLQERRLWLEGLDPSRLEAMAGWAAGLPASKPDPAAAAAISDWRWHSSLEQFSQGVQQIRERIASGDIFQANLTACCSSQLNAPAEPLALFERLRRRCPAPFAGLVVAPGEAVISASPERFLQVSPSGKVETRPIKGTRPRMGDPEQDADQAAELVCSSKDRAENVMIVDLLRNDLGRVCHSGSIQVPQLVGLESYAQVHHLTSVVTGQLRAETSWVDLLEACWPGGSITGAPKLRACQRIAELEPVARGPYCGSLLRRDWDGSFDSSILIRTVLQHGTTLRCHAGCGIVADSDPQAEAEELGWKLNPLLEALG; this is encoded by the coding sequence ATGGGCACAGCTCCACTGCCGAGCCAGCACCCGCTCCCCTGGATCGAACCCGGTGACCTTGCCCGCCACCTCGCCGCACGCTTCGGCCCGGAAGGGCTGATCTGGCTCGACGGAGACGGCAGCAACCTGGGGCGCTGGGCCAGCTTGGCCGCTGATCCGCTGGAGCAGATTGTCTGCCGCGGCCTGCCAGAGGAAGCCGGCAGCAGCAATCCCTTTGCTGCGCTGCGACAACTGGCGGAGGGGCACTGGTGCGGCTGGCTGAGCTACGAAGCCGCCGCCTGGGTGGAACCCGCGGCGCACTGGAAGGCCGATGCGATGGCGACCCTCTGGATCGCCCGCCACGATCCGATCTTTCGATTCGACCTGCAGGAGCGACGGCTCTGGCTGGAAGGGCTCGACCCCTCTCGCCTGGAAGCCATGGCTGGCTGGGCAGCAGGCCTGCCCGCCAGCAAGCCAGACCCTGCAGCGGCAGCCGCCATCTCCGACTGGCGATGGCATAGCAGCCTTGAGCAGTTCAGCCAAGGGGTCCAGCAGATCCGCGAGCGCATCGCCAGCGGGGACATCTTTCAGGCCAACCTCACCGCCTGCTGCTCAAGCCAGCTGAACGCTCCGGCTGAACCCTTGGCGCTGTTTGAACGGTTGCGAAGGCGCTGCCCCGCACCCTTTGCCGGCCTGGTGGTCGCCCCCGGAGAAGCGGTGATCTCGGCCTCCCCGGAACGCTTCCTGCAGGTCAGTCCCAGCGGCAAGGTCGAAACCCGGCCGATCAAAGGCACCCGGCCGCGGATGGGGGATCCCGAGCAGGATGCCGATCAGGCGGCGGAGTTGGTCTGCAGCAGCAAGGACCGGGCCGAGAACGTGATGATTGTCGATCTGCTGCGCAACGATCTGGGCCGGGTCTGCCACAGCGGCTCGATTCAGGTGCCGCAATTGGTGGGCCTGGAGAGTTACGCGCAGGTCCACCACCTCACCTCTGTTGTCACCGGGCAGCTGCGAGCGGAGACCAGCTGGGTGGACCTACTGGAGGCCTGCTGGCCAGGGGGCTCGATCACCGGGGCACCCAAGCTGCGCGCCTGCCAGCGCATCGCCGAACTGGAACCCGTAGCCCGGGGGCCCTATTGCGGCTCCTTGCTCAGGCGAGATTGGGATGGCAGCTTCGACAGCAGCATCCTGATCCGCACCGTGCTGCAACACGGCACCACCCTGCGCTGCCATGCGGGCTGCGGCATCGTGGCCGACTCCGATCCCCAAGCCGAGGCTGAGGAACTGGGCTGGAAGCTGAACCCGCTGCTGGAGGCCCTGGGATGA
- the urtD gene encoding urea ABC transporter ATP-binding protein UrtD, protein MSAPLLELRQITVSFDGFLALRDLNLSLQSGELRAVIGPNGAGKTTFLDVISGKTAPTEGDVVFKGRSLVGRAEHRIARLGIGRKFQSPRVFEKLSVQENLALAVSRPKQPWPLLFGGLGGEERDRVHHLMGIVNLQSRADWEAGALSHGQKQWLEIAMLVGQDPDLLLVDEPVAGLTDEETDLTADLLKSLAGDHTVLVIEHDMEFIRRLESPVTVLHQGHVLCEGTMDQVQADPRVIEVYLGTSEEEHP, encoded by the coding sequence ATGAGTGCGCCCTTGCTTGAACTGCGCCAGATCACCGTCAGCTTTGACGGATTTCTGGCCCTGCGTGATCTCAACCTCAGCCTCCAGTCCGGGGAGCTGCGGGCGGTCATCGGCCCCAATGGGGCAGGGAAGACCACCTTTTTGGATGTGATCAGCGGTAAGACCGCTCCCACCGAAGGGGACGTGGTGTTCAAAGGACGCTCCTTGGTGGGCCGGGCGGAGCACCGCATTGCCCGTCTGGGGATTGGCCGCAAGTTCCAGAGCCCCCGCGTCTTTGAGAAGCTCAGCGTTCAGGAGAACTTGGCCCTGGCGGTGAGCCGGCCCAAGCAGCCCTGGCCCCTGCTCTTCGGTGGCCTTGGCGGGGAGGAGCGCGACCGAGTGCATCACCTGATGGGCATCGTCAATCTCCAGAGCCGCGCCGACTGGGAGGCCGGAGCCCTCTCCCATGGTCAGAAGCAATGGCTGGAGATCGCGATGTTGGTGGGCCAAGACCCCGATCTTCTGCTGGTGGATGAACCGGTGGCTGGTCTGACGGATGAGGAGACCGACCTCACGGCTGACTTGCTCAAGTCCCTGGCCGGTGATCACACCGTGCTGGTGATTGAGCACGACATGGAGTTCATCCGCCGCCTGGAGAGTCCCGTGACCGTGCTGCACCAGGGCCATGTCCTCTGCGAGGGAACGATGGATCAGGTCCAGGCCGATCCCCGGGTGATTGAGGTTTATCTCGGAACATCAGAGGAGGAACACCCATGA
- the urtE gene encoding urea ABC transporter ATP-binding subunit UrtE, whose protein sequence is MTALLEIRGLNTYYGESHILRDVDLTVNAGEMVCLIGRNGVGKTTLLKSLIGLLRARQGTIAFNGVVLDRQAPYQRARAGLGYVPQGREIIPQLTVEENLMLGMEALPGGLARHRRIDPFVYELFPILREFLPRKGGDLSGGQQQQLAIARALLGQPKLLLLDEPTEGIQPNIVQDIESAVRRIIAETGIGVLLVEQHLHFVRQADRYYAMQRGGIVASGPTRELSQDVVNRFLSV, encoded by the coding sequence ATGACCGCCCTGCTGGAGATCCGCGGTCTGAACACCTATTACGGCGAGAGTCACATCCTGCGAGATGTCGATCTCACCGTGAATGCCGGGGAGATGGTCTGCCTGATTGGCCGCAACGGGGTTGGTAAGACCACCCTGCTGAAGTCACTGATCGGTCTGCTTCGCGCGCGTCAGGGCACGATCGCGTTCAACGGCGTCGTCCTCGATCGCCAGGCGCCCTATCAACGGGCTCGCGCCGGCTTGGGCTATGTGCCGCAGGGGCGGGAGATCATTCCGCAACTGACCGTGGAGGAGAACCTGATGCTCGGGATGGAGGCTCTCCCCGGCGGGTTGGCTCGCCATCGCCGCATTGATCCCTTCGTCTACGAGCTCTTTCCGATCCTGCGGGAGTTCCTTCCCCGTAAGGGCGGGGACTTGAGCGGCGGTCAACAGCAGCAGCTGGCGATCGCCCGGGCGCTCTTGGGTCAGCCCAAGTTGTTGCTCTTGGATGAGCCCACCGAGGGGATTCAGCCCAACATCGTGCAGGACATCGAGTCCGCGGTGCGCCGGATCATTGCCGAGACCGGCATTGGGGTGCTGCTCGTGGAGCAGCACCTGCACTTCGTGCGCCAGGCGGACCGCTACTACGCGATGCAACGGGGGGGGATCGTTGCCAGCGGCCCCACTCGTGAGTTGAGCCAGGACGTGGTCAATCGCTTCCTCAGTGTCTGA
- a CDS encoding aminotransferase class IV has translation MTGRSLAWVDGLWGEPNALQLPLSDRGLLLADGLFETVLVLDGRARLLEPHLERWRHSAALLGLPEPPQTAVVQPLVEEAIVRCDLPDGHGALRLNWSGGSGGRGLDRPEVLEPRFWLQLSATPPQFSPLRAIVSRHERRNGSSRLSHCKTFAYGQGIQARREAQAAGADDALLLSTSGELCCGTAANLLVQRQGQWLTPALSSGCLPGVMRGQLLKRGIAQEARLEAQPQAGDRWLLINSLSCRPIKSVDGEALPHSTLEEVRALFDPLLMD, from the coding sequence ATGACGGGACGCAGCCTGGCTTGGGTCGATGGACTCTGGGGCGAACCCAACGCGCTCCAGCTCCCCCTCAGCGACCGCGGCCTCTTGCTCGCGGATGGGTTGTTTGAAACGGTGCTCGTGCTGGATGGACGCGCCCGGTTGCTGGAGCCCCACCTCGAGCGCTGGCGCCACAGTGCGGCACTGCTGGGCCTACCCGAGCCGCCCCAGACGGCCGTGGTCCAACCGCTGGTGGAGGAAGCGATTGTGCGTTGCGACCTGCCCGATGGCCATGGCGCCCTGCGGCTGAACTGGAGTGGGGGCAGTGGCGGCCGCGGTCTGGATCGACCTGAAGTCCTGGAGCCTCGCTTCTGGCTGCAGCTCAGTGCCACCCCCCCCCAGTTTTCTCCGCTGCGGGCGATCGTCAGTCGCCATGAACGGCGCAATGGCTCCAGCCGCCTGAGCCATTGCAAGACCTTTGCCTACGGACAGGGAATCCAGGCCCGCCGTGAGGCCCAAGCGGCAGGAGCTGATGACGCCCTACTGCTGAGCACAAGCGGTGAGCTCTGCTGCGGAACCGCCGCCAACCTGCTGGTGCAGCGCCAGGGGCAATGGCTGACGCCAGCGCTCAGCAGCGGCTGCCTGCCGGGGGTCATGCGGGGGCAACTGCTGAAACGCGGCATCGCGCAGGAGGCTCGGCTCGAGGCCCAACCCCAAGCCGGCGACCGCTGGCTCCTGATCAACAGCCTGAGCTGCAGGCCGATCAAGAGCGTGGATGGAGAGGCTCTCCCCCACTCAACCCTGGAGGAGGTCAGAGCACTCTTTGATCCACTTCTGATGGACTGA
- the aspS gene encoding aspartate--tRNA ligase gives MRSHGCGDLRQSATGQAVQLCGWVDRSRDHGGVIFIDLRDRSGTIQITVDPDNGAEMFAVAEHLRNETVIQVEGKVRERPADAINDKLSTGQIEVLASSITVLNSVKGNLPFPVSVHDEENTREELRLRHRYLDLRRGRMNSNLRLRAQTIQAARRFLEEQGFIEVETPVLTRSTPEGARDYILPSRVCGGEWFALPQSPQLFKQLLMVGGIERYYQVARCFRDEDLRADRQPEFTQLDMEMSFMDQEQILELNESLIAAIWKSVKGIDLPRPFPRLTWHDAMERYGTDRPDTRYGMELVNVSDLVADMGFKVFSGAVASGGSVKCIAVPGGNDAVSNVRIKPGGDVFSEAQKAGAGGLAFIRVREGGEIDTIGAIKDNLSDEKKAELLQRTGAEPGTLILFGAGDTATVNKALDRVRQYLARELGMVKTDGENDSWNFLWVVDFPMFEFNADENRYEALHHPFCAPNTEDLGTEPSQWATTLPGARAQAYDLVLNGLELGGGSLRIHDSALQRQVLETVGLPLEEANAQFGFLMEALDMGAPPHGGLAFGLDRMVMLLAGEESIRDTIAFPKTQQARCLMTNAPGGVAEKQLEELHVASTWVDEED, from the coding sequence ATGCGCAGCCACGGATGCGGCGACCTGCGTCAGAGCGCCACCGGCCAGGCTGTGCAGCTGTGCGGCTGGGTGGACCGCAGCCGTGATCACGGCGGGGTCATCTTCATTGATCTGCGCGATCGCAGCGGAACCATTCAGATCACGGTTGACCCTGACAACGGCGCCGAGATGTTCGCCGTGGCGGAACACCTGCGCAACGAGACGGTGATCCAGGTGGAGGGCAAGGTGCGCGAGCGCCCCGCCGATGCGATCAACGACAAGCTCTCCACCGGTCAAATCGAGGTGCTGGCCAGCTCCATCACCGTCTTGAACAGCGTCAAGGGCAACCTGCCCTTCCCGGTCTCGGTGCACGACGAGGAGAACACCCGCGAGGAGCTGCGGCTGCGCCACCGCTACCTGGACCTGCGCCGCGGGCGCATGAACAGCAACCTGAGGTTGCGGGCCCAGACCATCCAGGCGGCTCGCCGCTTCCTCGAAGAGCAGGGCTTCATCGAAGTGGAGACCCCGGTCCTGACCCGCTCCACCCCCGAAGGCGCCCGCGATTACATCCTCCCCAGCCGGGTCTGCGGCGGCGAGTGGTTTGCCTTGCCCCAATCCCCCCAGTTGTTCAAGCAGTTGCTGATGGTGGGCGGCATCGAGCGCTATTACCAGGTGGCGCGCTGCTTCCGCGACGAGGACCTGCGGGCCGATCGCCAGCCGGAATTCACCCAGCTGGACATGGAGATGAGCTTCATGGATCAAGAGCAGATCCTGGAGCTCAACGAATCCCTAATTGCCGCCATCTGGAAGAGCGTTAAAGGCATCGACCTGCCCCGCCCCTTCCCACGGCTGACCTGGCATGACGCCATGGAGCGCTACGGCACCGATCGCCCAGACACCCGCTACGGCATGGAGCTGGTGAACGTCAGCGATCTTGTCGCTGACATGGGCTTCAAGGTCTTCAGCGGCGCCGTCGCCTCCGGCGGCTCGGTCAAATGCATCGCCGTCCCTGGCGGCAATGACGCCGTCTCCAATGTGCGCATCAAGCCCGGCGGTGATGTCTTCAGCGAAGCCCAAAAGGCAGGGGCTGGCGGCCTGGCCTTCATCCGCGTGCGCGAAGGCGGCGAGATCGACACGATCGGCGCCATCAAGGACAACCTCAGCGACGAGAAGAAAGCCGAACTGCTCCAGCGCACGGGCGCCGAGCCCGGCACCTTGATCCTCTTTGGTGCTGGCGACACCGCCACGGTCAACAAAGCACTGGACCGCGTTCGCCAGTACCTCGCCCGGGAACTGGGCATGGTCAAGACCGACGGCGAGAACGACAGCTGGAACTTCCTCTGGGTGGTGGATTTCCCGATGTTCGAGTTCAACGCTGACGAGAACCGCTACGAGGCGCTGCACCACCCCTTCTGCGCCCCGAATACCGAGGACCTAGGCACAGAGCCCAGCCAGTGGGCCACGACCCTGCCCGGGGCCCGCGCCCAGGCCTACGACCTGGTGCTCAACGGCCTGGAGCTCGGCGGCGGCTCCCTGCGCATCCATGATTCGGCGCTGCAGCGCCAGGTCCTGGAAACCGTGGGCCTGCCCCTGGAGGAAGCCAATGCCCAGTTCGGCTTCCTGATGGAGGCTCTCGACATGGGCGCGCCGCCGCACGGCGGCCTGGCCTTCGGCCTGGACCGGATGGTGATGCTGCTGGCGGGCGAGGAGTCGATCCGCGACACCATTGCTTTCCCCAAGACCCAGCAGGCGCGCTGTTTGATGACCAACGCCCCCGGCGGCGTGGCCGAGAAGCAGCTCGAGGAGCTGCATGTGGCCAGCACCTGGGTGGACGAAGAGGACTGA